The following coding sequences are from one Thermofilaceae archaeon window:
- a CDS encoding SagB/ThcOx family dehydrogenase, whose product MERISELPDFKPTLSLTIAEAVLDAAFLYEGVESEVALEALSKIVFAAQGCTARAWGRCLRAAPSAGATYPLRTYVVARAVRGLEPGVYSYQSPAPLKHALRRVEGISVSSRGSFAILFEEVSERTTGVYGERGYMYIREEVGHAAQGALLEASALGLAGRLRKLEPPLGRIRYCVEICARGAKLIERRLPKGFAEPSPAKLTLEEAIVHRRSVRKYSPMPLRLDELSSILLWSISGPVRPYQPLTSYRVTCYLAARSIKGLDPGVYRYSPEEHELENIVKGDVSARLAAAALGQEWVARAPLNIVLCTPSDSPDAELEAGMVGQNIYLSATSLGLGTVAVGAFYDDDVASVLRVDERPLYIFPVGRP is encoded by the coding sequence GTGGAGAGGATTTCTGAGCTTCCCGACTTTAAACCCACGCTCTCCTTGACGATAGCCGAAGCCGTGCTTGATGCAGCTTTCCTGTACGAGGGCGTTGAAAGCGAGGTGGCTCTAGAGGCCCTGTCGAAAATCGTCTTTGCTGCACAGGGTTGTACAGCGAGGGCATGGGGTAGGTGCTTGAGGGCTGCCCCCTCAGCAGGAGCTACATACCCGCTGAGGACGTACGTTGTTGCTAGAGCTGTCCGAGGCCTAGAGCCAGGCGTATACAGCTACCAGTCCCCGGCCCCGCTCAAGCATGCTTTAAGGCGTGTCGAGGGCATTTCTGTCTCTAGCCGCGGCTCGTTTGCGATCCTCTTCGAGGAGGTCTCGGAGAGGACGACGGGCGTCTACGGGGAAAGGGGGTACATGTACATCCGCGAGGAGGTTGGGCACGCAGCGCAAGGAGCTTTGCTGGAGGCGAGTGCTTTAGGGCTGGCCGGGCGGCTGAGGAAGCTTGAACCCCCGCTCGGTCGAATACGCTACTGCGTCGAGATATGCGCGCGGGGGGCCAAGCTGATCGAGCGGAGGCTGCCAAAGGGCTTTGCTGAACCTTCACCAGCCAAACTCACGCTTGAAGAGGCGATAGTCCACCGGAGATCGGTGAGAAAGTACAGTCCCATGCCCCTACGCTTGGACGAGCTCTCGTCGATACTTCTCTGGTCCATCTCCGGCCCCGTCCGACCCTACCAGCCGTTGACGAGCTACAGAGTGACGTGCTACCTTGCCGCGCGCAGCATAAAGGGGCTGGATCCGGGAGTCTACAGGTACTCGCCAGAAGAGCATGAGCTAGAGAACATCGTGAAAGGGGACGTCTCAGCGCGGCTTGCGGCTGCGGCGTTAGGGCAGGAGTGGGTCGCTCGGGCCCCCCTCAACATAGTGCTATGCACCCCCAGTGACAGCCCTGACGCTGAGCTCGAAGCGGGCATGGTCGGTCAGAACATCTATTTATCGGCCACGTCGCTGGGCCTAGGCACGGTTGCTGTGGGAGCCTTTTACGATGACGATGTAGCCTCAGTGCTGAGAGTCGATGAAAGACCCCTTTACATCTTCCCAGTCGGAAGGCCATAG
- a CDS encoding XTP/dITP diphosphatase — MSIRKVYVVTRNPGKLREIKSILGQYGLAVEPCEAKKVEIQSDSLEEIVRFAAAQVAGSLPEPFVVEDSGLFIKHLNGFPGPYSSYVYRTIGCEGILKLMDNVNERQAFFLSVAALCLGGEIRIFTGKVEGTISREKRGSQGFGFDPIFIPSNCEKTFAEMNLEEKCRISHRARSFRAIAEYLLSYCKNTTNINAKGE, encoded by the coding sequence GTGTCGATCAGGAAGGTGTACGTAGTCACAAGGAATCCCGGAAAGCTTCGGGAGATAAAGTCGATATTGGGTCAATATGGGCTTGCTGTAGAGCCTTGTGAGGCTAAAAAAGTGGAGATACAGTCGGATAGCCTCGAGGAAATCGTAAGATTCGCCGCCGCTCAAGTGGCTGGTTCCCTGCCGGAGCCGTTTGTCGTGGAGGACTCCGGGCTCTTCATCAAACACTTGAACGGCTTTCCCGGCCCCTACTCGTCCTATGTTTACAGAACGATAGGGTGCGAGGGAATACTGAAGCTGATGGACAACGTAAACGAGAGACAGGCGTTTTTCTTAAGCGTAGCTGCCCTATGTTTGGGCGGCGAGATTCGTATTTTTACGGGAAAGGTTGAGGGTACGATTAGCCGTGAAAAAAGAGGATCGCAGGGCTTCGGTTTCGATCCTATATTCATACCGAGTAATTGCGAGAAAACATTCGCAGAGATGAACCTAGAAGAAAAATGCCGCATCTCGCACCGGGCGAGGTCGTTTAGAGCAATTGCAGAATATTTGTTATCTTACTGCAAAAACACTACGAATATTAATGCAAAAGGTGAGTGA
- a CDS encoding DHHA1 domain-containing protein, whose product MYSTLLRLITILHAKLLGRPLALCDISDLDGIACAALFKMRYPEGLVVLASPSDVQRGRLLRLVDWTFVADLPCPGKALIRADHHASNKPCAQQEFYDPTAPAAASLAVKALGLDHNPFARKVVELAVETDTARIVSAEALALNDAVKGSGYRGKLRLIDLLASCSLEEVLADAGVRASIERYRKVRKSTEELAERLPPNKFFIAVFKDDLKLSYRYLCILMERRGASVTALIVPKGLTSLRIYLGSASRDYDVSKVAAKFGGGGHPYAAGATVKSLRRGFAVRRILDELADFLGVEKLSYLLISKEGIEERLWP is encoded by the coding sequence ATGTATAGCACCCTGCTCAGGCTCATCACGATACTTCACGCGAAGCTCCTCGGGCGCCCGCTAGCTCTGTGTGATATATCGGATCTCGACGGGATCGCGTGCGCAGCTCTTTTCAAAATGAGGTACCCGGAGGGGCTCGTCGTGCTCGCATCTCCCTCCGATGTTCAGAGGGGAAGGCTTCTTAGGTTGGTAGACTGGACTTTCGTAGCTGACCTGCCATGCCCCGGAAAGGCATTGATTAGGGCTGATCATCACGCTTCGAACAAGCCTTGCGCGCAGCAAGAGTTCTACGACCCTACAGCGCCAGCAGCAGCCTCCCTAGCGGTAAAGGCACTGGGTCTTGATCACAACCCGTTCGCACGGAAGGTGGTAGAGCTGGCCGTTGAAACGGACACGGCCCGAATCGTTTCAGCGGAGGCTCTCGCGTTGAACGATGCGGTTAAGGGTAGCGGGTACAGGGGGAAGCTGCGTCTCATAGATCTCCTCGCTTCTTGCAGCTTAGAGGAAGTATTAGCGGACGCCGGGGTCAGAGCCTCAATCGAGCGTTACAGAAAGGTGAGGAAGAGCACGGAGGAGCTGGCCGAGAGACTCCCCCCGAACAAGTTTTTCATCGCGGTCTTCAAGGACGACCTTAAGCTTTCCTATAGGTACCTGTGCATACTTATGGAGAGGAGGGGGGCTAGCGTGACGGCCTTGATCGTGCCCAAGGGACTCACATCCCTCAGGATATACCTCGGCTCCGCGTCTCGGGACTACGATGTATCGAAAGTGGCAGCGAAATTTGGGGGTGGAGGGCACCCCTATGCCGCCGGAGCCACAGTGAAGTCGCTTCGAAGAGGTTTTGCTGTTAGGAGGATTCTTGACGAGCTGGCCGACTTCCTAGGCGTAGAGAAACTTAGTTACTTGCTCATATCTAAAGAAGGCATCGAAGAGCGCCTGTGGCCTTAA
- a CDS encoding M28 family peptidase: protein MEVLRVRRLTERIASLGEAAPGTEAEARVARVAREMLERIGLSVQEQSFACSSWYEESLALYIDGRMVEAVAMPPSPSRYVEGELVYAGEGVNISTSGLEGRVALVGMTSEDPDYVAAQYALCAQAGASAVVFYDFVPHVLRRIVVGIFTSYADEPGLPPPIPAVSIRREDAQRLLTGKHYVQLEVKTRYSEVSSSANLVAFGSGEARVLVTAHLDRWLAGTADDAVGVALVCSLAEELNNLRGVAFALFGAEEYGAPHFNPCYWLWGSRNFVKRLASTGELDELVAIVNLDVVARRPLTISASGLEFREALKSVLGPSVEYELDSPYFDSYSFSSAGVAAMTIHSLWRYVDFYHTDHDSPASIDWGAVAEAKGLAEMIVRELLQRGHRLFKYDAWRTELINRLEYASKYASPPKKLLDLVYSFEVDERIARELRRSAIEVVREGEWYEPGLLRSHVFPELLVLEDLELIEKLESEGLDHALLKRLKHKWSIGVVRKLPSIPLYYVAQQLNGERLSEYLALMKPIARAWVEESYRMLTERLEKLLSGPR from the coding sequence ATGGAGGTTTTACGGGTAAGAAGGCTGACCGAAAGGATTGCGAGCCTGGGTGAGGCAGCGCCCGGTACCGAAGCTGAGGCGAGGGTGGCTAGAGTCGCTAGGGAGATGCTGGAGAGAATCGGGTTGAGCGTTCAAGAGCAGAGCTTCGCCTGCTCAAGCTGGTACGAGGAAAGCTTAGCGCTTTACATTGATGGTAGGATGGTCGAAGCCGTGGCGATGCCCCCCTCACCTTCCCGCTACGTGGAAGGGGAGCTAGTTTACGCAGGCGAAGGAGTTAACATCTCTACGAGCGGGTTAGAGGGGAGGGTAGCTTTAGTCGGGATGACCAGCGAAGATCCGGACTACGTCGCGGCCCAGTACGCTCTCTGCGCGCAGGCCGGCGCAAGTGCTGTAGTGTTCTACGATTTCGTCCCCCACGTACTCAGGAGGATAGTGGTGGGCATCTTCACGAGCTACGCAGATGAGCCTGGTCTACCGCCACCAATACCCGCTGTATCGATAAGACGCGAGGATGCTCAACGACTGCTAACCGGGAAGCACTACGTCCAGCTCGAGGTTAAGACACGTTACTCCGAGGTCTCAAGCTCCGCTAATCTCGTGGCTTTCGGAAGCGGTGAGGCAAGAGTTCTCGTGACTGCTCACCTCGACAGATGGTTGGCCGGGACGGCTGACGACGCGGTCGGCGTCGCGCTCGTCTGTTCCCTCGCTGAGGAGTTGAACAACTTGAGGGGTGTCGCCTTCGCATTATTTGGGGCAGAGGAGTACGGTGCACCGCACTTCAATCCCTGCTACTGGCTATGGGGTTCCCGAAACTTCGTGAAGCGTTTAGCGTCTACGGGTGAACTGGATGAGCTCGTGGCGATCGTCAATCTGGATGTCGTCGCTAGACGTCCGCTCACAATCAGCGCGAGCGGTCTAGAGTTTAGGGAGGCGCTCAAATCCGTGCTCGGACCCTCGGTGGAGTACGAGCTGGACTCCCCCTACTTCGACAGCTACTCCTTCAGTAGCGCAGGGGTCGCAGCGATGACTATCCACTCGCTCTGGAGGTACGTCGACTTCTACCACACCGATCATGATTCACCCGCCTCAATCGATTGGGGGGCGGTGGCTGAGGCCAAAGGTTTAGCGGAAATGATTGTTCGCGAGCTCCTACAAAGGGGTCATAGGTTGTTCAAGTACGATGCGTGGAGGACCGAGTTGATCAACAGGCTGGAGTACGCGTCGAAGTACGCGAGTCCGCCGAAGAAACTGCTCGATCTTGTCTACTCTTTCGAGGTCGACGAGCGCATCGCTAGGGAGCTCAGGAGGAGCGCTATCGAGGTTGTTCGCGAAGGGGAGTGGTATGAACCGGGCTTGCTTCGAAGCCACGTCTTTCCCGAGCTTCTCGTACTAGAGGATCTCGAATTGATCGAAAAGCTGGAGAGCGAGGGGCTTGATCATGCGCTGTTGAAGAGGCTCAAGCACAAGTGGAGTATAGGCGTCGTGAGAAAGCTGCCCTCCATACCGCTGTACTACGTCGCTCAGCAGTTGAATGGAGAGCGTTTGAGCGAGTACCTAGCTCTTATGAAGCCCATAGCCAGAGCGTGGGTTGAGGAATCCTACAGAATGCTAACTGAGAGGCTTGAGAAGTTGCTTTCCGGCCCCCGTTAA